The proteins below come from a single Psychrobacter sp. PL19 genomic window:
- a CDS encoding glycosyltransferase family 2 protein, giving the protein MPAYNDAEALQVFLPEVFKFTGALTVPKGIANIEELGNKATPANCEIIIVDDGSRDHLIDVVTTLMAIRPPNTTLYLVRLSRNFGKEPALSAGLAKAEGDLVAMIDADGQHPLSVLAQMLNMIEQSGIDMVAGIQANRPHESKLAKTLKSSFYHFIQDRQRYEIRPNAGDFRVMNRKVVQALRSLPERQRFMKGLYAWVCFARHASYAMIEGFQGRNQS; this is encoded by the coding sequence ATGCCAGCATATAATGATGCCGAAGCGTTACAGGTATTTTTGCCAGAAGTATTTAAGTTTACTGGTGCATTAACTGTCCCTAAAGGCATTGCGAATATTGAAGAGCTTGGCAATAAAGCAACACCTGCAAACTGTGAAATCATTATCGTTGATGATGGCAGCCGTGATCATCTAATCGACGTCGTTACTACTTTAATGGCAATACGCCCGCCCAATACCACCCTATATTTGGTGCGCCTATCACGTAACTTTGGTAAGGAGCCGGCTCTTAGTGCAGGTCTTGCGAAGGCAGAGGGCGATTTAGTGGCGATGATTGATGCTGACGGACAGCACCCTTTATCAGTATTGGCTCAAATGCTCAATATGATTGAGCAATCTGGTATCGATATGGTCGCTGGTATTCAAGCCAATCGACCCCATGAGAGTAAACTGGCTAAAACCTTAAAAAGCAGCTTTTATCACTTTATACAAGACCGCCAACGCTATGAAATTCGTCCAAACGCTGGCGACTTTCGGGTAATGAACCGCAAGGTTGTTCAGGCGCTGCGTTCATTGCCAGAACGCCAGCGCTTTATGAAGGGTTTGTATGCTTGGGTATGCTTTGCTCGACATGCTTCTTATGCCATGATCGAAGGGTTTCAGGGCCGTAACCAATCTTAG